One Helianthus annuus cultivar XRQ/B chromosome 12, HanXRQr2.0-SUNRISE, whole genome shotgun sequence genomic region harbors:
- the LOC118485104 gene encoding protein Ycf2-like, whose product MNWDFPIGPGHFGASRIKRMCFKRMIRSSLQRGTGQYQTRDRSSKEQGLFRINQFIWDPADPLFFLFKAQPFVSVFSHQELFADEEMSKGLLTPQTNPPTSLYKCWFIKKRQEKHFELLINRQRWLRTNRSLSNGSFRSNTLSESYQYLSNLFLSNGTLLDQMTKALLRKRWLFPDEMQIGFIEQEKDFPFLSRKDMCP is encoded by the coding sequence ATGAATTGGGATTTCCCTATTGGTCCAGGTCATTTCGGGGCAAGCAGGATAAAGAGGATGTGCTTCAAGAGAATGATTCGGAGTTCTTTGCAGAGAGGAACCGGGCAGTACCAGACACGAGATAGATCTTCCAAAGAACAAGGCCTTTTTCGAATAAACCAATTCATTTGGGACCCTGCGGATCCACTCTTTTTCCTATTCAAAGCTCAGCCCTTTGTCTCTGTGTTTTCACATCAAGAATTATTTGCAGATGAAGAGATGTCAAAGGGGCTTCTTACTCCCCAAACAAATCCTCCTACGTCTCTATATAAATGCTGGTTTATCAAGAAGAGGCAAGAAAAACACTTCGAATTGTTGATTAATCGCCAGAGATGGCTTAGAACCAATCGTTCATTATCTAATGGATCTTTTCGTTCTAATACTCTATCCGAGAGTTATCAATATTTATCAAATTTGTTCCTATCTAACGGAACACTATTGGATCAAATGACAAAGgcattgttgagaaaaagatggcTTTTCCCAGATGAAATGCAAATTGGATTCATAGAACAGGAGAAGGATTTCCCATTCCTTAGCCGGAAAGATATGTGTCCATGA